A region of bacterium DNA encodes the following proteins:
- a CDS encoding proton-conducting transporter membrane subunit, whose protein sequence is MILALLAIPTISGFVAFFVKLPWLNRALLIAAGAAHALLTVLCWCSAPSPALGGWLALDALGLLFLSIVSLLFLMASIYRVGLRAEAVRRTDFDEGFLFTNAPEATFCGCMLLFLATMTLVCVSRQFGILWVAVEATTLASAPLIFFHRHRRSLEAAWKYLLICSVGIALALLGNFFLAVAQPQQGAGGSMLLAELIDRARMGAMNATWLKAAFVLLVVGYGTKMGLAPMHTWLPDAHSESPSVVSALLSGALLNCAFLAILRSQQVLAAAGLALFGQEMLLLLGLLSMAMAATFIVGQPDYKRLLAYSSVEHMGILAVGVGLGGVAVFGSMFHAINHSLAKGMLFFVAGNILSAYRTKHAAEVSGLLRRLPMSGILWVAGLFAITGSPPFATFLSEFTILSAALGQGRFVVAVLYLVFLAIAFAGMAVAMLRMAQGSGQKQEADRREAALAVIPPAILAAAVLALGLFVPSRLADLLKAAAAAVGGV, encoded by the coding sequence ATGATCCTCGCGTTGCTCGCCATACCGACGATATCGGGCTTCGTCGCGTTCTTCGTGAAGCTGCCCTGGCTGAACCGCGCCCTGCTCATCGCGGCCGGCGCGGCGCATGCCTTGCTCACCGTCCTCTGCTGGTGTTCCGCGCCTTCGCCGGCGCTCGGCGGATGGCTGGCGCTGGACGCCCTGGGGCTTCTCTTCCTGAGCATCGTGAGCCTCCTCTTCCTCATGGCATCGATCTATCGCGTCGGCCTCCGCGCCGAGGCTGTGCGCCGGACGGATTTCGACGAGGGTTTTCTCTTCACGAATGCGCCGGAGGCCACCTTCTGCGGCTGCATGCTGCTCTTCCTCGCGACGATGACGCTGGTCTGCGTAAGCCGCCAGTTCGGCATCCTCTGGGTCGCGGTGGAGGCGACGACTCTCGCCAGCGCGCCGCTGATCTTCTTCCACCGCCACCGCCGCTCGCTCGAGGCGGCGTGGAAGTATCTGCTCATATGCTCGGTCGGCATCGCGCTGGCCCTGCTCGGCAACTTCTTCCTCGCGGTCGCGCAGCCGCAGCAGGGCGCGGGCGGTTCGATGCTGCTCGCCGAGCTGATCGATCGGGCGCGGATGGGGGCGATGAACGCAACGTGGCTCAAGGCCGCCTTCGTGCTGCTCGTCGTGGGCTACGGGACGAAGATGGGATTGGCGCCGATGCACACCTGGCTGCCGGATGCGCACAGCGAGTCGCCGTCGGTCGTCTCAGCGCTGCTCTCGGGCGCCTTGCTCAACTGCGCCTTCCTGGCGATCCTTCGCTCCCAGCAGGTGCTCGCGGCGGCGGGTCTGGCCCTCTTCGGACAGGAGATGCTCCTGCTCCTGGGGCTGCTCTCCATGGCGATGGCCGCGACCTTCATCGTGGGGCAGCCGGACTACAAGCGTCTGCTGGCTTATTCCAGCGTGGAGCATATGGGGATCCTCGCCGTGGGCGTGGGCCTCGGCGGGGTCGCCGTGTTCGGGTCGATGTTCCACGCGATCAACCACTCGCTGGCCAAGGGGATGCTCTTCTTCGTGGCCGGCAACATACTCTCCGCGTACCGCACCAAACACGCGGCCGAGGTCAGCGGGCTCCTCAGGAGGCTCCCGATGAGCGGCATCCTGTGGGTGGCGGGTCTCTTCGCGATCACCGGTTCGCCGCCGTTCGCCACATTCCTCAGCGAGTTCACGATTCTCTCCGCGGCCCTCGGCCAAGGGAGATTCGTCGTCGCTGTCCTCTATCTTGTTTTCCTGGCCATAGCGTTTGCCGGGATGGCGGTCGCCATGTTGCGCATGGCGCAGGGCAGCGGTCAGAAGCAAGAGGCCGACCGGCGCGAGGCGGCGCTGGCGGTGATTCCGCCTGCGATCTTGGCCGCCGCGGTCCTGGCGCTAGGGCTCTTCGTGCCTTCGAGGCTCGCGGATCTGCTCAAGGCTGCGGCCGCCGCGGTGGGGGGCGTATGA
- the guaB gene encoding IMP dehydrogenase — protein sequence MLGDRIQEGLTFDDILIVPGQSDFLPKDADISTCLTPEIKLTIPLVSAAMDTVTESATAIAMAQEGGIGIIHKNWDAGTQAAEVRRVKKFESGVVSEPITVSPDKTLEELERLSRQYNISGFPVTEEGRLVGMITRRDTRFEEDLSRRVAEMMTPLDRLVTARQGVTLSDARNMLNAKRVEKLPILDSSGRLIGLITTRDLKTAKLNPNSAKDSLGRLRVGAAVGVGDKEMARAEALAEAGVDVIVVDTAHGHSSGVIAMVKRISDAFPKLEIIGGNIATPDAAKALVDAGACAVKVGVGPGSICTTRIVAGCGVPQVTAIANVASYTRKKGVPLIADGGVKFSGDVVKALAAGASTVMIGSMFAGTDESPGEVVLYQGRSYKVYRGMGSIEAMKKGSKDRYFQGDVEDAGKLVPEGIEGRVPYRGKLRDVLHQMIGGLRSGMGYAGCRSIGELSTDAKFVRITPAGLRESHVHGVIITKEAPNYSVE from the coding sequence ATGTTGGGCGACCGCATACAGGAAGGTCTCACCTTTGATGACATACTGATCGTCCCGGGCCAGTCCGATTTTCTCCCCAAAGACGCCGACATCAGCACCTGCCTCACGCCGGAGATAAAACTCACGATACCGCTCGTCTCAGCGGCCATGGACACGGTCACGGAGTCGGCGACTGCGATCGCAATGGCGCAGGAGGGCGGCATCGGAATCATCCACAAGAACTGGGATGCGGGCACGCAGGCGGCCGAGGTCAGGCGCGTGAAGAAGTTCGAGAGCGGCGTCGTCTCTGAGCCGATAACGGTCTCCCCGGACAAGACGCTCGAGGAGCTGGAGAGGCTTTCGCGGCAATACAACATATCCGGCTTTCCGGTGACCGAGGAGGGCCGGCTCGTCGGCATGATCACGCGCCGCGACACCCGCTTCGAGGAAGACCTCTCAAGGCGTGTGGCCGAGATGATGACCCCCCTCGATCGGCTCGTCACCGCAAGGCAGGGGGTCACGCTCAGCGACGCGCGCAACATGCTCAACGCAAAGCGCGTGGAGAAACTCCCTATACTCGATTCGAGCGGCAGGCTCATCGGGCTCATCACCACGCGCGACCTCAAGACCGCGAAGCTCAATCCCAATTCCGCGAAGGACTCCCTGGGCAGGCTGCGGGTGGGCGCTGCGGTCGGAGTCGGCGATAAGGAGATGGCCCGCGCAGAGGCGCTCGCCGAAGCCGGGGTCGACGTCATCGTGGTCGACACCGCGCACGGTCACTCATCCGGCGTCATAGCGATGGTGAAGAGGATCAGCGATGCGTTCCCGAAACTCGAGATAATCGGCGGCAACATCGCGACGCCGGACGCCGCAAAGGCCCTGGTCGACGCGGGGGCTTGCGCTGTGAAGGTCGGGGTGGGGCCGGGCTCCATCTGCACCACCCGCATCGTCGCGGGCTGCGGCGTGCCGCAGGTGACCGCCATAGCGAACGTCGCATCGTACACGAGAAAGAAGGGCGTGCCGCTGATCGCGGACGGCGGGGTGAAGTTCTCCGGCGATGTGGTCAAGGCCCTGGCCGCCGGCGCATCGACCGTCATGATCGGATCCATGTTCGCTGGCACGGACGAGTCGCCCGGCGAGGTGGTCCTCTACCAGGGCCGCAGCTACAAGGTCTACCGCGGCATGGGCTCGATAGAGGCGATGAAGAAGGGGAGCAAGGACCGCTATTTCCAGGGGGACGTGGAGGACGCCGGCAAGCTGGTGCCCGAGGGCATAGAGGGCCGCGTGCCGTATCGCGGGAAACTCCGCGACGTGCTCCACCAGATGATCGGCGGACTCCGCTCCGGCATGGGCTACGCAGGCTGCAGGAGCATCGGAGAGCTCTCCACGGACGCAAAGTTTGTGCGCATCACTCCGGCAGGTCTTCGGGAATCGCATGTTCACGGCGTTATCATCACCAAGGAAGCGCCGAATTACTCGGTGGAATAA
- a CDS encoding YihY/virulence factor BrkB family protein, producing the protein MRFIFSVIKSFIQDRCLLMAESISFCALLAVIPIGMFMVSIAGYFLGASQEALQRIVEVAADVLPVGKELFVANLQSVLDQRASLGIFSIFALVFISTILVSSIELALDAIFKTANRRNFFHSRLLAIALIFWVTLLFSLPTMLRVLAGLLERYGFAIPLSGMMNGRVYFFLVSFLAYLMMVVVVPNQKVFIRYAVVGGAFFSMGIGAAKWLFTAYLAFSMQRYNVVYGSLAAVVLFVVWIFYLSALMLFSAEIVAAMQARRLFHRRNGSKAQA; encoded by the coding sequence ATGAGATTCATATTCAGCGTCATAAAATCCTTTATCCAGGACCGCTGCCTGCTGATGGCTGAGAGCATATCCTTCTGCGCGCTCCTCGCCGTCATACCGATCGGCATGTTCATGGTCTCCATCGCCGGCTATTTCCTGGGTGCCTCGCAGGAGGCGCTTCAGCGCATAGTGGAGGTGGCTGCGGACGTGCTCCCGGTCGGCAAGGAGCTCTTCGTGGCCAACCTCCAGTCCGTCCTGGACCAGCGCGCCTCGCTCGGCATCTTCTCGATCTTCGCGCTGGTCTTCATCTCCACGATACTCGTGAGCTCGATAGAGCTCGCGCTGGACGCGATCTTCAAGACCGCGAACAGGCGCAACTTCTTCCATTCGCGCCTGCTCGCCATCGCGCTGATCTTCTGGGTCACGCTCCTTTTCTCGCTGCCCACGATGCTCCGGGTCCTCGCGGGACTGCTCGAGCGATACGGTTTCGCGATCCCGCTCTCCGGGATGATGAACGGGAGGGTGTATTTTTTCCTGGTCTCGTTCCTCGCCTATCTCATGATGGTGGTCGTGGTCCCCAACCAGAAGGTCTTCATACGGTACGCGGTGGTCGGCGGGGCCTTCTTCTCGATGGGCATCGGCGCGGCGAAGTGGCTTTTCACCGCGTATCTCGCCTTCTCGATGCAGCGCTATAACGTCGTGTACGGCTCGCTTGCCGCCGTCGTTCTCTTCGTGGTCTGGATATTCTACCTCTCCGCGCTCATGCTCTTCTCGGCGGAGATAGTCGCGGCCATGCAGGCGCGCCGCTTGTTTCACCGGCGAAACGGATCGAAAGCGCAGGCGTAG
- a CDS encoding NADH-quinone oxidoreductase subunit C: MTQVALTAHNNEAVGADDIPRLPIVSFRDEVAEAVISGGRLCALFGVPIKENALELVAVVGDDAEGRLSILSSQVSGSYPSLTPGCPQAHLFEREIAERFGVLPIGHPWLKPVRFAHSEFPAIGDFFRVEGPQVHEVAVGPVHAGVIEPGHFRFQCNGEEVMHLEIALGYQHRGVERALVGAPNPRTIHLMETAAGDTTAGHALAFCHAVESLSKRGAPPRAQGIRGIALELERMANHAGDLGALGGDVGFLPTSAYCGRLRGDLLNLTALLCGSRFGRGLIRPGGVLFDLDDARIYEMLARLDRIMSDLTSAVELLWETPSVLARFEETGTVSRSSSDALGLVGPAARAGGVERDVRQDYPSGIYRFFRIPVSSMSSGDVFARAFVRWLEVMRSAAFVREQATALAGGLIRAEEGPLSPRRLVVSLVEGWRGEICHVAATDKAGRFSTYKVIDPSFHNWAGLAMAMRGGEISDFPLCNKSFNLSYCGHDL, encoded by the coding sequence ATGACGCAGGTCGCGCTCACGGCGCACAACAACGAAGCGGTCGGCGCGGACGATATCCCGCGCCTCCCCATCGTTTCGTTTCGCGACGAAGTCGCCGAGGCGGTAATCTCCGGCGGAAGGCTGTGCGCGCTCTTCGGTGTTCCTATCAAGGAAAACGCGCTCGAACTGGTCGCCGTGGTCGGGGACGATGCAGAGGGCCGTCTCTCGATCCTCTCTTCGCAGGTGAGCGGCTCTTATCCTTCCCTCACTCCGGGCTGTCCGCAGGCGCACCTCTTCGAGAGGGAGATAGCGGAGCGCTTCGGAGTGCTGCCGATCGGGCACCCGTGGCTCAAACCGGTGAGGTTTGCGCATAGCGAATTCCCGGCGATCGGCGACTTCTTCCGCGTGGAGGGCCCGCAGGTGCACGAGGTCGCCGTGGGTCCGGTGCACGCCGGCGTGATCGAGCCGGGGCACTTCCGGTTCCAGTGCAACGGCGAAGAGGTGATGCACCTGGAGATCGCGCTTGGCTACCAGCACCGCGGCGTCGAGCGCGCGCTCGTCGGCGCTCCGAACCCGCGGACGATTCATCTGATGGAGACCGCGGCGGGCGATACGACCGCGGGACACGCGCTCGCCTTCTGCCATGCCGTGGAGTCGCTCTCGAAGAGGGGTGCCCCGCCGCGCGCGCAGGGGATTCGCGGCATCGCCCTGGAGCTGGAGCGCATGGCCAACCATGCGGGCGATCTGGGCGCGCTCGGCGGTGACGTCGGGTTCTTGCCCACGTCCGCGTATTGCGGCCGGCTGCGCGGCGATCTGCTCAACCTCACCGCTCTGCTCTGCGGAAGCCGATTCGGCCGCGGTCTCATCCGGCCGGGCGGCGTGCTCTTCGATCTGGATGACGCGCGCATCTACGAGATGCTCGCGCGCCTCGACAGGATCATGTCGGATCTCACGTCTGCTGTGGAGCTGCTCTGGGAGACGCCGTCGGTGCTCGCGCGTTTCGAGGAAACCGGGACCGTCTCGCGCTCATCGAGCGACGCGCTCGGCCTCGTGGGGCCTGCGGCGCGCGCCGGCGGGGTCGAGCGCGACGTGCGCCAGGATTACCCCTCCGGCATCTATCGGTTCTTCCGTATCCCTGTGTCGAGCATGAGCTCAGGCGACGTGTTCGCGCGGGCGTTCGTCCGCTGGCTGGAGGTCATGCGCTCAGCCGCCTTTGTCAGGGAGCAGGCGACGGCGCTCGCCGGAGGCCTGATCCGCGCCGAAGAGGGGCCGCTCTCCCCGAGGAGGCTTGTCGTCTCGCTCGTGGAGGGGTGGCGCGGCGAGATCTGCCACGTCGCGGCCACGGACAAGGCAGGGCGTTTTTCGACGTACAAGGTGATCGATCCGTCGTTCCATAATTGGGCGGGGCTGGCGATGGCGATGAGGGGCGGAGAGATTTCAGACTTCCCGCTCTGCAACAAGAGCTTCAATCTGTCGTACTGCGGTCACGATCTCTGA
- the der gene encoding ribosome biogenesis GTPase Der, whose translation MKPIVAIVGRPNVGKSRFFNRLVGATRAIVADEPGITRDRHYADAEWLGREYIAVDTGGLDLDPAADLEHEISKQSLHAIEEADAVICLFDGQHPPTSDDHEIVNKLRSVKKPVLFAINKIDEASHESMLAQYHELGAGDLFPVSSEHGRGVDDILDELFRRLPHEGAPSDEAAPGLKIAVVGRPNVGKSTLVNRLAGEPRVVVHEKAGTTRDAIDVEVEFDGKKYVFIDTAGVSRRWGLAERVEKFTAMRSLRTIDRADVVLQLIDGREGFTRQDAHLMGFIAEEGKGVVLLINKWDEVKTGVEEYQQNLADALGQQGEVATLPISAKTGYNCLKIFKQISGIEKALSTKISTSALNRVIEEALAAHHMPVHKGKQVKIYYGTQVGVKPPTFALFSNYPAAVPYTYRRYIINKLKEALGVKGIPVRIVMKRK comes from the coding sequence ATGAAACCTATAGTCGCCATAGTCGGCCGGCCGAACGTGGGCAAGTCGAGGTTCTTCAACCGCCTGGTCGGCGCGACCAGGGCGATCGTTGCCGATGAGCCCGGCATCACGCGCGACCGCCACTACGCTGACGCGGAGTGGCTCGGCCGGGAGTACATCGCCGTCGACACGGGAGGGCTGGACCTCGATCCTGCCGCCGACCTCGAGCACGAGATCTCCAAACAGAGCCTGCACGCGATAGAGGAGGCGGACGCGGTGATATGCCTCTTCGACGGCCAGCATCCGCCGACCTCCGACGATCACGAGATAGTGAATAAGCTCCGCTCCGTGAAAAAGCCGGTGCTCTTCGCGATCAACAAGATCGACGAGGCGTCGCACGAGTCGATGCTCGCGCAGTACCACGAGCTCGGGGCGGGCGATCTCTTCCCGGTCTCATCGGAACACGGCAGGGGGGTGGACGATATCCTGGACGAGCTCTTCCGAAGACTGCCTCACGAGGGGGCGCCGTCCGATGAGGCCGCCCCGGGGCTCAAGATCGCGGTCGTGGGCAGGCCGAACGTGGGCAAGTCCACGCTGGTCAACAGGCTCGCGGGCGAGCCCAGGGTGGTGGTCCACGAGAAGGCCGGGACCACGCGCGACGCCATAGACGTGGAGGTGGAATTCGACGGGAAGAAATACGTCTTCATCGACACGGCGGGCGTGAGTCGCCGCTGGGGCCTGGCGGAGCGGGTCGAGAAGTTCACCGCCATGCGGAGCCTTCGCACCATAGACAGGGCCGACGTCGTGCTCCAGCTCATCGACGGGAGGGAGGGATTCACGAGGCAGGACGCCCACCTCATGGGATTCATAGCCGAGGAGGGCAAGGGGGTTGTGCTGCTCATCAATAAATGGGATGAGGTGAAGACGGGAGTGGAGGAGTACCAGCAGAATCTGGCCGACGCCCTGGGGCAGCAGGGCGAGGTGGCGACCCTCCCGATATCGGCGAAGACCGGCTACAACTGCCTCAAGATATTCAAGCAGATCTCGGGCATCGAGAAGGCCCTGTCGACGAAGATCTCGACCTCGGCGCTCAACAGGGTGATCGAGGAGGCGCTGGCCGCTCACCACATGCCGGTGCACAAGGGGAAGCAGGTCAAGATATACTACGGGACTCAGGTGGGCGTGAAACCGCCCACGTTCGCGCTCTTTTCGAATTATCCGGCCGCCGTCCCTTACACGTACAGGCGCTACATCATCAACAAACTCAAGGAGGCCCTGGGCGTGAAGGGTATCCCTGTTCGGATCGTGATGAAGAGGAAGTGA
- a CDS encoding OmpA family protein, translating to MFSIRKTVLSAVLVAAATLPSAASFADSLTFNSRFFRPATGPNTYLMLYDTQTLRALQFDAGLYFDYAYDPLNVRFGTQPTQKVINNMLAADFVAAIGALDFLEFGVDVPFVLINSLLDPYTTGATRSNVMDMGDIRLEAKARVLDACRKHIGLAFVPFITFPTGKSSHFVGEPGFTGGLVAVLDGRIHPRFGMTLNLGYQGGKKTTASNVSLQHKFLVGLGAEGNFDYGIDAFGEVNAEGSFSNLFSNVDNNPTEAMAGVRWNVKQTGVTLHAGFGTCLICGVKGARFRSVLGAKYRLMTPKFKAKEMTRGPLCSSAYAGFTKSQLYNLAKDCPPDPAEWKEGVHDDACPKYYELKELATLVLRCPAKAEDFDPRYHDQACPKVFDLSELYSPEEVRNIVSLGLAEMSLVCPDDPANFNAQIHDQACPKYYDFEDSRLLAKTCPPPENFKSGVDDPACPKYYELVDTYGEIDWGEVDRLAMLESQRYGGIRGGEIQTLTPVYFDFNSSVIRSDSIPGIEEVIRFINSTPWISNVKIGGHADAIGTPSANETISLKRCRVVIEYMRSHGLRPGVELQPVAYGSADPAAANDTEEGRRLNRRVVFTISDARYGGHMPKVQRLMEPVYQPVYEPVLEPIYEAPKSSAPVPAPSPAPVPAPAPMPQSAPIPTQPYYQPVYQPVYQPVQESEGAAQSQPQSGAVINVPPAIDEGRTGDLAPEVAPRRGQ from the coding sequence ATGTTTTCGATCAGGAAAACGGTCTTATCCGCCGTTCTTGTCGCTGCCGCGACGCTGCCCTCCGCCGCCTCATTTGCCGACAGCCTCACCTTCAACTCAAGGTTCTTCAGGCCCGCCACAGGCCCGAACACGTATCTCATGCTCTATGACACCCAGACGCTGCGTGCGCTGCAGTTCGACGCGGGCCTCTATTTCGATTACGCTTACGATCCGCTCAACGTGCGTTTCGGCACTCAGCCCACGCAGAAGGTCATCAACAACATGCTCGCGGCCGATTTCGTGGCCGCCATCGGGGCGTTGGACTTCCTGGAGTTCGGGGTGGACGTCCCGTTCGTGCTCATCAACTCGCTGCTCGATCCGTACACGACCGGCGCAACCAGAAGCAATGTCATGGATATGGGCGACATCAGGCTCGAGGCCAAGGCCAGGGTGCTGGATGCGTGTCGCAAACACATAGGGCTCGCCTTCGTGCCGTTCATCACCTTCCCGACCGGAAAGTCCTCGCATTTCGTGGGCGAACCGGGCTTCACCGGCGGTCTCGTCGCGGTGCTGGACGGGAGGATACATCCCAGGTTCGGGATGACGCTGAACCTGGGGTACCAGGGGGGCAAGAAGACCACGGCCTCCAACGTCTCCCTCCAGCATAAGTTCCTCGTGGGCCTGGGCGCTGAGGGAAACTTCGACTACGGCATCGACGCGTTCGGCGAGGTAAATGCCGAGGGCAGCTTCTCCAATCTCTTCAGCAACGTGGACAACAACCCGACCGAAGCCATGGCCGGAGTGCGCTGGAACGTGAAGCAGACAGGCGTCACGCTGCACGCAGGCTTCGGCACGTGTCTTATCTGCGGCGTCAAGGGCGCCAGGTTTCGCTCTGTGCTGGGCGCCAAGTACAGGCTGATGACGCCGAAGTTCAAGGCCAAGGAGATGACGCGGGGCCCGCTGTGCTCCTCCGCATATGCCGGATTCACGAAGAGCCAACTCTATAATCTTGCGAAGGACTGTCCGCCCGATCCGGCGGAGTGGAAAGAGGGTGTTCACGATGACGCGTGTCCGAAGTATTATGAACTGAAGGAGCTGGCCACGCTGGTCCTGCGTTGCCCGGCGAAGGCCGAGGACTTCGATCCGCGCTACCACGACCAGGCGTGCCCCAAGGTCTTCGACCTCTCGGAACTCTATTCGCCCGAAGAGGTCCGCAACATAGTCTCGTTGGGATTGGCGGAGATGAGCCTCGTGTGTCCGGACGACCCGGCCAACTTCAACGCGCAGATACACGACCAGGCCTGCCCCAAATATTACGACTTCGAGGATTCGAGGCTGCTCGCAAAGACCTGCCCGCCGCCTGAGAATTTCAAGAGCGGCGTGGACGATCCGGCGTGCCCGAAATACTATGAGCTGGTCGACACCTACGGCGAGATCGACTGGGGCGAGGTGGATCGGCTGGCCATGCTCGAGAGCCAGCGTTACGGCGGGATACGCGGCGGAGAGATACAGACGCTCACGCCGGTCTATTTCGATTTCAACAGCTCCGTGATCCGCTCCGATTCGATACCCGGCATCGAAGAGGTGATCAGGTTCATCAATTCGACCCCCTGGATCAGCAACGTGAAGATAGGCGGGCATGCGGACGCGATCGGGACCCCCTCCGCCAACGAGACGATCTCGCTCAAACGGTGCCGCGTTGTGATCGAATATATGCGTTCGCACGGTCTCAGGCCCGGCGTGGAACTGCAGCCGGTGGCCTACGGTTCCGCAGATCCGGCTGCCGCCAACGATACGGAAGAGGGCCGCAGGCTCAACCGCAGGGTGGTCTTCACGATCTCGGATGCGCGCTACGGCGGCCATATGCCGAAGGTGCAGAGGCTCATGGAGCCTGTTTACCAGCCGGTCTATGAGCCTGTGCTCGAGCCGATCTATGAGGCGCCGAAATCGAGCGCCCCTGTCCCGGCCCCATCGCCGGCGCCCGTCCCAGCACCTGCGCCGATGCCGCAGTCGGCGCCGATCCCCACTCAGCCCTATTATCAGCCGGTCTATCAGCCTGTGTATCAACCTGTGCAGGAGTCTGAGGGCGCTGCCCAGTCTCAGCCCCAGTCTGGCGCCGTGATCAACGTTCCGCCGGCAATCGACGAGGGCAGGACCGGCGATCTGGCCCCTGAAGTCGCTCCGCGCAGGGGTCAGTGA
- the nuoB gene encoding NADH-quinone oxidoreductase subunit NuoB, with translation MFDIIRSRIRQGYRTMPYPRQEPAMPDRFRGLPRIDASRCQKGCAGCERTCPVGALSIGEGGPRIDLGRCLFCGECSRSCPNGAIVFTQEYRLAATDRPSLLFTDEAPKVEALKHEMRRLFKRSLRLRQVSAGGCNACEADLNVLGTLAYDMGRFGIQFVASPRHADGLLVTGPVTKNMRLALEKSYEAVPAPKIVIASGACAISGGPYSGHPEASDGVASLLPVDLYIPGCPPHPMTTLDGLLRLLGRIGVRRQTP, from the coding sequence ATGTTCGATATCATCCGATCGAGGATCAGACAGGGCTATCGCACGATGCCGTATCCCAGGCAGGAGCCCGCGATGCCCGACAGGTTTCGCGGCCTGCCGCGCATAGATGCGTCGCGCTGTCAGAAGGGATGCGCCGGATGCGAGCGGACATGTCCGGTCGGCGCGCTCTCGATTGGGGAGGGCGGCCCGCGGATCGATCTGGGCCGATGCCTCTTCTGCGGGGAGTGCTCGCGCTCCTGCCCGAACGGGGCCATAGTCTTTACGCAGGAGTATCGGCTGGCGGCCACGGATCGCCCGTCATTGCTCTTCACGGACGAGGCCCCGAAGGTCGAGGCGCTGAAGCATGAGATGAGGCGTCTCTTCAAGAGGTCGCTGCGCCTCAGGCAGGTGAGCGCCGGCGGATGCAACGCGTGCGAGGCGGATCTGAACGTCCTGGGTACTCTGGCATACGACATGGGACGGTTCGGCATCCAGTTCGTCGCCTCGCCTCGCCATGCGGACGGACTGCTCGTCACAGGTCCGGTCACGAAGAACATGAGGCTTGCGCTCGAGAAGAGCTATGAGGCGGTCCCCGCGCCGAAGATCGTCATCGCCTCCGGCGCGTGCGCGATATCCGGAGGCCCGTATTCAGGGCATCCCGAGGCCTCCGACGGCGTAGCCTCCCTCCTGCCCGTGGATCTCTACATCCCAGGCTGTCCGCCTCATCCCATGACCACGCTCGACGGGCTCCTGAGGCTTTTGGGCCGCATAGGGGTGAGACGCCAAACTCCTTGA
- a CDS encoding PQQ-binding-like beta-propeller repeat protein produces MAYGKRTHLTTAMSVALAAAICAFALSSAAIAEHQPYKRHFTSQESQRRNEQRRASGLTGEAPRRWKVSKDRISSLKKSSFWNKKPYQFSTPLVADGKLFIGADAGRFYAFALPRAKKLWEIRTEGPVQSRAEYSEGSVFVGDAKGVFYSLNAEDGAVRWSQKLDTEILAAPLVAGSRVYVSTMSGRLYALDAGSGSEHWHTDTSEREFGFSVRRAAAPVYSNGLIYQGTSTGDIRAIRESDGSIAWVRKLGNMREMVYDVDSTPLLYENRLYTASADGALYALNPGSGSVDWTSEGGGVGDIRVHEGRLYSSGGGSLYALDPATGKIFWQQDLEKPAISSPAAGQGFIAVVSTTDKIFIIESETGDIAYERFVKKGSFGDPFVHENKVYMLSNSGKLYSFKVERRHEKEKKPKKSGKSVARLTHIW; encoded by the coding sequence ATGGCTTACGGCAAACGGACACATCTGACGACGGCGATGTCGGTCGCTCTCGCTGCGGCGATCTGCGCCTTCGCTCTTTCCTCTGCGGCGATCGCGGAGCATCAGCCGTACAAGCGCCACTTCACGAGCCAGGAATCGCAGAGGCGCAACGAGCAGAGGCGGGCATCGGGCCTCACGGGAGAGGCGCCTCGCCGCTGGAAGGTGAGCAAGGACCGCATATCCAGCCTCAAGAAGTCTTCCTTCTGGAACAAGAAGCCGTATCAGTTCTCAACGCCTCTCGTGGCCGATGGCAAACTCTTCATAGGCGCGGATGCCGGCAGATTCTACGCCTTCGCGCTTCCGCGGGCGAAGAAACTGTGGGAGATCAGGACGGAGGGGCCCGTGCAGTCCAGGGCCGAGTATTCCGAGGGCAGCGTCTTCGTGGGCGATGCCAAGGGGGTGTTTTATTCCCTCAACGCGGAGGACGGCGCCGTCCGCTGGAGCCAGAAGCTCGACACCGAAATACTCGCCGCGCCGCTCGTCGCCGGCAGCAGGGTCTATGTCTCCACGATGTCGGGCAGGCTCTACGCCCTGGACGCGGGGAGCGGTTCGGAGCATTGGCACACTGACACCTCGGAGAGGGAGTTCGGTTTCTCCGTGAGAAGGGCCGCCGCGCCCGTCTACTCGAACGGGCTGATATACCAGGGCACCTCGACCGGCGATATCCGCGCCATCCGCGAATCGGACGGATCGATCGCGTGGGTCAGGAAACTGGGCAACATGCGCGAGATGGTCTACGACGTGGACAGCACGCCGTTGCTCTACGAGAACAGGCTGTATACCGCTTCGGCGGACGGCGCGCTCTATGCGCTCAACCCGGGGAGCGGCTCCGTGGATTGGACCAGCGAGGGGGGCGGCGTCGGCGACATCCGGGTGCACGAGGGGAGGCTCTACAGCTCCGGCGGAGGGAGCCTGTACGCGCTCGATCCCGCAACCGGAAAGATCTTCTGGCAGCAGGATCTTGAGAAACCGGCCATATCCTCGCCGGCTGCGGGCCAGGGTTTTATCGCGGTGGTCTCCACGACCGACAAGATCTTCATAATCGAGAGCGAGACAGGGGACATCGCCTACGAGCGATTCGTGAAGAAGGGGAGCTTCGGCGACCCGTTCGTGCATGAGAACAAGGTCTATATGCTCAGCAACTCGGGCAAGCTCTATTCGTTCAAGGTCGAACGCAGGCATGAGAAGGAGAAGAAACCGAAGAAGTCCGGCAAATCGGTTGCCAGATTGACGCACATTTGGTAA